From Synechococcus sp. A10-1-5-1, a single genomic window includes:
- a CDS encoding YcjF family protein, with amino-acid sequence MRRQSWSRLLQRTQWTVAAGVVVTPVPSLDLLVLAAANGLMLQEMARLWNCPWSLEQLQAGAAQLGKAALALGVVEWSSQALASVVKWHGPTWLLGGAMQALSAAYLTRVVGRAMADYMALAVGVPEEELESLLQRQAPLLVARAAEEEKLDWSAFVASAQQWLKQQPASA; translated from the coding sequence ATTAGGCGTCAGTCCTGGTCACGCTTGCTGCAACGCACCCAGTGGACGGTCGCCGCGGGTGTTGTTGTAACTCCAGTCCCCAGCTTGGATCTCTTGGTCTTGGCTGCTGCCAATGGCTTGATGCTCCAGGAGATGGCCCGGCTTTGGAATTGCCCTTGGTCTCTGGAGCAATTGCAGGCTGGGGCTGCTCAGTTGGGAAAGGCGGCCTTGGCCTTGGGGGTCGTGGAATGGAGTTCCCAGGCTTTGGCTTCGGTGGTGAAGTGGCATGGCCCGACCTGGTTGTTGGGCGGTGCCATGCAAGCCCTCAGTGCGGCCTACCTCACTCGGGTTGTGGGCCGTGCAATGGCTGACTACATGGCTTTGGCCGTGGGCGTTCCTGAAGAGGAGTTGGAGAGCTTGTTGCAGCGTCAAGCTCCGCTGCTGGTTGCCCGCGCGGCCGAAGAGGAAAAACTCGACTGGAGCGCTTTTGTGGCGTCAGCACAGCAGTGGTTGAAACAACAACCCGCATCGGCATAA
- the lepB gene encoding signal peptidase I: METPPQAPGSAAKGWRSILVWLGIALVLRWAVIEPRWIPSGSMLPTLQLQDRILVEKIRPKLGSGIPTGSVVVFHAPQQLVDAGYDPTAALIKRVIGQPGDVIEVRGGNLLRNGEPVPEPWRSEAIDYDFGPVTVPDHQLLVLGDNRNASLDSHVWGPLPEQDLIGTAVLRYWPLNRAGFIRFPAPEPDNQLG, from the coding sequence ATGGAGACACCGCCTCAAGCACCCGGCTCTGCGGCAAAGGGCTGGAGGTCAATCCTCGTCTGGTTGGGCATAGCCCTGGTGCTGCGCTGGGCCGTGATTGAACCGCGTTGGATTCCCTCGGGCTCGATGCTGCCCACACTGCAACTGCAGGACAGAATTCTTGTGGAGAAAATCAGGCCCAAGCTCGGTTCTGGCATTCCAACCGGAAGCGTGGTCGTCTTCCATGCTCCGCAACAACTCGTGGATGCGGGCTACGACCCAACCGCAGCCCTGATCAAGCGCGTCATTGGACAACCCGGCGATGTGATCGAAGTCCGTGGGGGCAACCTGCTGCGGAACGGAGAGCCGGTGCCTGAACCCTGGAGAAGCGAAGCGATCGACTACGACTTTGGCCCGGTGACCGTCCCCGATCACCAGCTCTTGGTGCTGGGGGACAACCGAAACGCCAGCCTTGATTCCCATGTCTGGGGACCGCTACCCGAGCAGGATTTGATCGGCACCGCCGTGCTCCGTTACTGGCCACTCAACCGCGCCGGCTTCATTCGGTTCCCCGCCCCAGAGCCGGACAATCAGCTGGGGTAG
- the psbA gene encoding photosystem II q(b) protein: MTTALRKSGSSSWTQFCEWVTSTDNRIYVGWFGVLMIPCLLAATICFIVAFVAAPTVDIDGIREPVAGSLIYGNNIISGAVIPSSNAIGLHFYPIWEAASLDEWLYNGGPYQLVVFHFLIGISCYMGRQWELSYRLGMRPWICVAYSAPLSAAFAVFLVYPFGQGSFSDGMPLGISGTFNFMLVFQAEHNILMHPFHMLGVAGVFGGSLFSAMHGSLVTSSLVRETTESESQNYGYKFGQEEETYNIVAAHGYFGRLIFQYASFNNSRSLHFFLGAWPVVGIWFTSMGVSTMAFNLNGFNFNQSILDSQGRVLNTWADVLNRANLGMEVMHERNAHNFPLDLAASESTPVALSAPTIG; the protein is encoded by the coding sequence ATGACCACTGCTCTTCGGAAGAGCGGCTCCAGTTCTTGGACGCAATTTTGTGAGTGGGTCACCAGCACCGACAACCGCATTTATGTGGGTTGGTTCGGTGTGCTGATGATTCCCTGCCTACTGGCCGCCACCATCTGCTTCATTGTTGCTTTTGTCGCCGCTCCTACGGTTGACATTGACGGCATCCGTGAGCCTGTTGCCGGCTCCCTGATCTACGGCAACAACATCATCTCTGGCGCTGTCATCCCCAGCAGCAACGCCATTGGTCTGCACTTCTACCCCATCTGGGAAGCTGCCAGTCTCGACGAGTGGCTGTACAACGGCGGTCCCTATCAGTTGGTGGTTTTCCACTTCCTGATTGGCATCTCTTGCTACATGGGCCGTCAGTGGGAGCTCTCCTACCGCCTCGGCATGCGCCCCTGGATCTGCGTGGCCTACAGCGCCCCGCTGTCTGCTGCCTTTGCAGTGTTCCTGGTGTATCCCTTCGGTCAGGGTTCCTTCTCGGATGGCATGCCCCTGGGCATCTCTGGCACCTTCAATTTCATGCTGGTGTTCCAGGCTGAGCACAACATCCTGATGCACCCCTTCCACATGCTTGGTGTGGCTGGTGTCTTCGGTGGTTCCCTGTTCTCCGCCATGCACGGCTCCCTGGTGACCTCCTCCCTGGTGCGTGAAACCACCGAGAGCGAGTCCCAGAACTACGGCTACAAGTTCGGCCAAGAGGAAGAGACCTACAACATCGTGGCTGCCCACGGTTACTTCGGTCGCCTGATCTTCCAATACGCCTCCTTCAACAACAGCCGCAGCCTCCACTTCTTCCTGGGTGCTTGGCCTGTTGTCGGGATCTGGTTTACATCCATGGGCGTGAGCACCATGGCGTTCAACCTGAACGGCTTCAACTTCAACCAGTCGATCCTGGATTCCCAGGGTCGTGTGCTGAACACCTGGGCTGACGTGCTGAACCGCGCCAACCTCGGTATGGAAGTGATGCACGAGCGCAACGCTCACAACTTCCCTCTCGACCTGGCTGCGTCCGAGTCCACTCCTGTGGCTCTGAGCGCTCCCACCATCGGCTGA
- the zupT gene encoding zinc transporter ZupT, with translation MRGSIDPPTNGLLACDHRTTFAEEPGLQTLDHQVLPAFLLTLGAGLSTGIGSWLGVLSRRFSPGLLTTALSFSAGVMIFVSFVEIFPKARQSLTPALGSSTAYLVTVLAFFAGMLALALIDRLLPSHELAILPLREGSDASALMRTGLFSALAIAIHNFPEGLATFVAALSEPRLGIGIAIAIAIHNIPEGLAVSAPVYYATGSRSKAFWISCASGLAEPLGALIGYVFLRSFLNDVVLGLVFASVGGIMIYICFDELLPAAQRTGAKHHLMMAGVTAGMLVMSISLVLLS, from the coding sequence GTGCGTGGATCGATCGATCCACCCACCAATGGACTCCTGGCCTGCGATCATCGAACCACCTTTGCCGAGGAGCCGGGCTTGCAAACGCTGGACCACCAGGTACTGCCGGCCTTCTTGCTCACCCTCGGAGCAGGCCTTTCAACGGGTATTGGCAGTTGGCTTGGTGTGCTGAGCCGGCGCTTCAGCCCTGGATTGCTGACCACGGCCTTGAGCTTCTCGGCCGGGGTGATGATTTTTGTCTCCTTTGTTGAGATCTTCCCCAAGGCACGGCAGTCTCTAACGCCAGCCCTGGGCTCCAGTACCGCTTACTTGGTCACGGTTCTGGCCTTTTTTGCCGGGATGCTGGCCCTGGCCCTGATCGATCGACTGCTCCCCTCCCATGAACTGGCGATCTTGCCCTTGAGGGAGGGCTCTGATGCCTCCGCTCTGATGCGCACCGGGTTGTTTTCAGCCCTGGCCATCGCCATCCACAACTTTCCTGAGGGCTTGGCCACTTTTGTGGCGGCACTCTCCGAGCCCCGTCTCGGCATTGGCATCGCCATTGCCATTGCCATCCACAACATCCCTGAGGGACTGGCGGTTTCAGCCCCCGTCTATTACGCCACGGGCAGCCGCAGTAAGGCGTTTTGGATTTCCTGTGCCTCGGGCTTGGCCGAACCGCTCGGGGCGCTCATCGGCTATGTCTTCCTGCGTTCATTCCTGAACGATGTGGTTCTCGGCTTGGTCTTCGCCAGCGTCGGCGGAATCATGATCTACATCTGCTTTGACGAACTGCTTCCGGCTGCCCAGCGCACCGGCGCCAAGCACCACTTGATGATGGCCGGTGTAACGGCAGGGATGCTGGTGATGAGCATCAGTCTGGTGCTGCTCAGCTGA
- a CDS encoding cation diffusion facilitator family transporter: MGLAGQNSKHADRRSEVQRVLLVALGVNVAMLLLKLIIGLLSGSLALLADAMHSATDGFSSLLGLITNGLSDPKPDRDHPYGHDKYEAIGALAIAGFICLTALEIARTALERITSGLQPLRLDGQELLMLLIVLGCNLLLAGYERSEGKRLNNQLLLADAQHTTSDIWTTVVVLVGLCGVVFFKQTWLDVAMAIPLCLLLIRVCWQVLKTNLPWLVDQIAIAPESIHETAMGVPGVLNVHDIASRGVLGQRVFIELHMVVDADDLPKAHRITELVEDHLERRFGPVRCTIHLEPREYAESTITFQGTHG, encoded by the coding sequence ATGGGTCTTGCCGGCCAAAACAGCAAGCACGCCGACCGCCGATCGGAGGTTCAGCGAGTCCTGCTGGTGGCCCTTGGGGTCAACGTGGCGATGTTGTTGCTGAAGCTGATCATCGGACTCCTCAGTGGATCGCTGGCCCTGCTGGCCGATGCGATGCACAGCGCGACCGATGGCTTCTCCAGCCTGCTGGGACTGATCACCAACGGCCTATCGGACCCCAAGCCAGACCGTGATCACCCCTACGGCCACGACAAGTACGAAGCCATTGGCGCCCTTGCCATCGCTGGCTTCATCTGTTTGACGGCCTTAGAAATTGCGCGGACCGCCCTGGAGCGGATCACCTCGGGACTCCAACCGTTGCGCCTCGACGGGCAAGAGCTCTTGATGCTGTTGATCGTCCTGGGCTGCAACCTGCTGTTGGCCGGGTACGAGCGCAGTGAGGGCAAGCGCCTTAACAACCAGCTCCTTCTCGCTGACGCACAACACACCACCAGCGACATCTGGACCACCGTGGTGGTGCTGGTGGGCTTGTGCGGTGTCGTTTTCTTCAAGCAGACCTGGCTGGATGTGGCGATGGCCATTCCGCTTTGTTTGCTCTTAATCCGGGTCTGCTGGCAGGTGCTCAAAACCAACCTGCCGTGGTTGGTCGATCAAATCGCCATCGCACCGGAATCCATTCACGAAACTGCGATGGGCGTGCCTGGGGTGCTGAACGTCCATGACATCGCCAGCCGCGGCGTTCTCGGTCAAAGGGTGTTCATCGAGCTGCACATGGTGGTGGATGCCGATGATCTACCCAAGGCCCATCGCATCACCGAGCTCGTGGAGGACCATCTCGAGCGGCGCTTTGGACCTGTCCGCTGCACCATTCACCTGGAACCACGGGAGTACGCGGAATCGACCATCACCTTCCAGGGAACCCATGGCTGA
- a CDS encoding PfkB family carbohydrate kinase, which yields MSSASALPPWPALPSLRLAVVGHVEWVQFLAVDQLPRPGAIGHALQTLEEPAGGGAVVAVQMARLLKQPVQFFTALGRDAVGEAAVQRLEQLGLELHVAWRDAPTRRGLSLVDREGDRAITVIGERLSPSLDDALPWEDLARCDGLFVTAADPPLLRACRGAKVLAATPRVRLPVLQQAAVPLDALIGSGLDPGELVDPDQLNPAPQALIRTEGASGGISSPGGRYLAAPLPGPMVESYGCGDSFAAGVVTGMAAQWPLADAIRLGAQCGAVCATRFGPYG from the coding sequence TTGTCTTCCGCCTCCGCTCTGCCGCCATGGCCAGCGTTGCCATCCCTTCGCTTGGCGGTTGTTGGGCATGTCGAATGGGTGCAGTTCCTGGCGGTGGATCAACTGCCTCGTCCGGGAGCGATTGGTCACGCACTCCAGACCTTGGAGGAACCTGCCGGCGGTGGAGCCGTCGTCGCCGTCCAGATGGCGCGTTTGCTCAAGCAGCCCGTCCAGTTCTTCACAGCTCTGGGCCGCGATGCGGTGGGAGAGGCCGCCGTCCAGCGCCTTGAGCAATTGGGCCTTGAGCTCCATGTCGCCTGGAGGGATGCGCCAACCCGGCGGGGCCTGAGTTTGGTTGACCGTGAGGGAGATCGGGCAATCACCGTGATTGGAGAGCGTTTGAGTCCCTCTCTTGATGACGCGCTGCCTTGGGAGGACCTGGCTCGCTGCGACGGCCTTTTTGTGACGGCGGCTGATCCCCCTCTGCTGAGGGCGTGCCGCGGCGCCAAAGTTCTGGCGGCAACCCCGCGGGTTCGTCTTCCGGTGCTTCAGCAGGCCGCGGTGCCACTGGATGCCCTGATTGGCAGTGGACTGGATCCCGGCGAGTTGGTGGACCCGGATCAACTCAATCCAGCGCCTCAGGCCTTGATCCGCACTGAAGGAGCCTCAGGTGGCATCAGTTCTCCGGGCGGGCGTTACCTCGCAGCTCCGCTTCCAGGCCCCATGGTGGAGAGCTATGGCTGTGGTGACAGTTTTGCGGCAGGGGTGGTAACAGGCATGGCCGCCCAGTGGCCCTTGGCGGATGCCATCAGGCTCGGTGCCCAGTGTGGCGCGGTCTGTGCCACTCGATTTGGGCCCTATGGCTAG
- a CDS encoding cell division protein SepF, whose amino-acid sequence MQTPFGIWLPQVTVLRCQQFEQASDAVDAVRERQCVVLQLEGMEPSEAQRILDFVAGAVHALDGQMERVGDGTYLCAPAGVGVSQLRGSSDVSVEPA is encoded by the coding sequence ATGCAGACACCATTTGGGATCTGGCTGCCGCAGGTCACGGTGCTGCGCTGTCAGCAGTTCGAGCAGGCCAGTGATGCCGTTGACGCGGTCCGAGAGCGGCAATGCGTCGTCCTGCAGCTCGAGGGGATGGAGCCGAGCGAAGCCCAGCGGATCCTTGACTTTGTCGCCGGGGCCGTCCATGCCCTCGATGGGCAAATGGAGCGGGTTGGCGATGGGACCTATCTCTGCGCGCCTGCGGGGGTGGGGGTCAGTCAGCTCCGTGGCTCGTCAGACGTATCCGTGGAGCCAGCCTGA
- a CDS encoding DUF760 domain-containing protein, producing MFNPEFLTSDSEPISGNSLIQYLQEQSPDVLQRVARSASGDIQDIIRHNVQGLLGMIPGEQFDVKITASRDHLAGLLASAMMTGYFLRQMEQRMELEATLFDDDAADADPGELRL from the coding sequence ATGTTCAACCCGGAGTTCCTGACCAGCGACAGCGAACCGATCAGTGGCAACTCCCTGATCCAGTACCTGCAGGAACAGTCTCCGGACGTGTTGCAACGCGTCGCTCGTTCCGCCAGCGGCGACATCCAAGACATCATTCGGCACAACGTCCAAGGCCTGCTGGGGATGATCCCCGGCGAGCAGTTCGACGTCAAAATCACCGCCAGTCGCGATCACCTGGCGGGCTTATTGGCCAGCGCGATGATGACCGGGTACTTCCTGCGCCAGATGGAGCAGCGCATGGAGTTGGAAGCGACCTTGTTTGACGACGACGCTGCTGATGCCGACCCCGGCGAACTCAGGCTCTAG
- a CDS encoding DUF4336 domain-containing protein, which produces MVAASDQRWNWWPLLPLYPYGRKRTLVRELIPEQLWSFEQLQGVFYVAVPIRMTVVRVRGGLMLYAPVAPTQEVRAALQALEARFGPVQSIVLPTASGLEHKLPVPPMARAFPQAVVWITPGQWSFPVNLPPAWLGFPRGRTRVLQEDGYPHGDELSWSSLGPLDLGLGRFQEFACLHQASGSLLLTDALVAINSTPPAIFDLDPTPLLFHARDSGDQPLKDTPELRQKGWERLALFASFLRPEALEVPPLAQLLAKAFQPGCRSARSYFGFFPFQWRSSSREAFAALTQQGSPLLVAPVLERLVFPRARPVVVRWLRELSQLPQVRWLVPAHYDAPVPCSNQQLAQLADAFEQRQWAPSQGNWDYLASIDQLLVRTGVVPSEESP; this is translated from the coding sequence ATGGTTGCAGCTTCCGATCAGCGCTGGAATTGGTGGCCGCTGTTGCCGCTTTATCCCTACGGGCGCAAGCGCACCTTGGTGCGTGAGTTGATCCCAGAGCAGCTCTGGAGCTTTGAGCAACTGCAGGGTGTGTTCTATGTGGCCGTGCCCATTCGGATGACGGTGGTCCGGGTGCGGGGGGGCTTGATGCTTTACGCCCCCGTGGCGCCAACCCAGGAGGTGCGTGCAGCTCTGCAGGCGTTAGAGGCGCGATTTGGACCGGTCCAATCCATCGTTTTGCCGACGGCTTCCGGCTTGGAGCACAAACTGCCTGTCCCCCCAATGGCCAGGGCCTTCCCTCAGGCGGTGGTCTGGATCACGCCAGGTCAATGGAGCTTTCCGGTCAATCTGCCGCCGGCCTGGCTGGGATTCCCTCGGGGACGGACCCGGGTGCTTCAGGAGGACGGCTATCCCCATGGCGATGAGCTGAGCTGGTCGTCCCTTGGACCGCTCGATCTGGGGCTGGGCCGCTTTCAGGAATTCGCTTGTTTGCATCAGGCCAGTGGCTCGCTGCTCCTGACTGATGCGCTGGTGGCGATCAACTCGACACCCCCGGCAATCTTTGACCTTGACCCCACACCTCTGCTGTTTCACGCCCGCGACAGTGGCGATCAACCGCTCAAGGACACCCCAGAACTGCGTCAAAAGGGGTGGGAACGCCTGGCACTGTTCGCCTCGTTTCTGCGGCCGGAGGCCCTTGAGGTCCCCCCCCTGGCGCAGCTCTTGGCCAAGGCCTTTCAGCCAGGCTGTCGTTCAGCCCGGAGTTACTTCGGGTTCTTCCCCTTCCAATGGCGCTCGAGTTCCCGTGAAGCCTTTGCGGCTCTGACCCAGCAGGGCAGCCCCCTCCTGGTTGCGCCGGTTCTGGAGCGCCTGGTTTTCCCCCGGGCGCGTCCGGTCGTGGTCCGCTGGCTTCGGGAGTTGTCTCAACTGCCCCAGGTGCGTTGGCTGGTGCCAGCCCATTACGACGCCCCAGTTCCCTGCTCCAACCAGCAACTGGCCCAGTTGGCTGATGCCTTCGAGCAACGGCAGTGGGCACCGAGCCAAGGCAATTGGGATTACCTGGCGTCGATCGATCAGTTGCTGGTGCGCACAGGCGTTGTTCCCAGCGAAGAATCGCCCTGA